CATCGTCAGGCTCTATGACATCGCCATTACCGGAAAGCAACAGGAGCGAGTCTCGATCCGCGACCGCCATCAGTGCTTCGAGTCGACGCAGCACCCGGTCCGCCCGCCAGTCACGTGCCAGTTCAACTGCAGCACGACGAAGGTTGTTATTGTACTCATCGAGTTTTTTCTCAAGCTTCTCACAGAGGGTCAGTCCGTCAGCGGTACTCCCGGCAAAGCCGGCAAGGACACGTCCTTGGGCCAAACGGCGTAATTTCTTGGCTGTATGTTTAACGACAGTATTGCCCAGGCTCACCTGTCCGTCACCTGCCATAACGACTTTCCCTTTATGGCGTAGACAGAGGATGGTCGTGCCGTGCATGACTAGCCCTTCCATGAGAACCTCCGACCCTGAATGCAAAATGCAAAATGCAAAATGGTGGACTCCAATAATCTTCAGCTGTGAGATGTATTTTGTTCATCATTCCTAATTTTGAATTTTTAATTTTTTGCATTCGTCACGCGCGTGGGTGAGCTTTATCGTACACATGCATCAAATGATCAAGATTCACATGCGTGTATTTCTGTGTCGTTGATAAGCTCGAATGGCCCAAAAGTTCCTGAATCGCTCGGAGATCTGCGCCGGCATCAAGCAGATGCGTGGCAAAGGTATGGCGCAACGCATGTGGACTAGTTTTGAGAGCGATCCCACACGCTCGCGCGTAGGCGTTGACAAAGCGGCCAACACTGCGCGTTGTCAGTCGACTTCCTCTGGTATTCAAAAATACCGGTGATGTTGCCAGTGAAGTTGCCGAGGGTAAGCGATTTCGCCGCTTCGGTGCAACTAATTCGGGGATTTGTA
The Deltaproteobacteria bacterium DNA segment above includes these coding regions:
- the hslV gene encoding ATP-dependent protease subunit HslV, encoding MHGTTILCLRHKGKVVMAGDGQVSLGNTVVKHTAKKLRRLAQGRVLAGFAGSTADGLTLCEKLEKKLDEYNNNLRRAAVELARDWRADRVLRRLEALMAVADRDSLLLLSGNGDVIEPDDGLVAIGSGGNFALAAARVLMKHSDLDARTIAQEALRTAADICVFTNDQIVIEEI